In one Tripterygium wilfordii isolate XIE 37 chromosome 22, ASM1340144v1, whole genome shotgun sequence genomic region, the following are encoded:
- the LOC119990525 gene encoding uncharacterized protein LOC119990525: MEPGGKSMEDQFNKLHPCLPLNTRIGIVGAGPSGLSAAYALAKLGYKNVTVLEKHYTVGGMCETVEIEGKFYDLGGQVLAANSAPVIFHLAKEVGSELEEMDSHKLALIDSSTGKYQDAKVADDYVSMIPLTLELQDKAKSSGRIGVHAVSEFASELTPAYLDRHGLKYVPKSVAYGYTASGYGFVQDMPYAYVHQFTRTSMAGKIRRFRGGYTSFWQKLSKLLPIEVHCNSEVLAVKRTSVGANFDVKNNKGEFEVMEFDKIIISGSFPFRNGKTYRSPLQNSPAFESEALDLGELEKELFSKVQMIDYYTVVLKIKGFEHLETGFYYFGEYMEDPATIGHPVAMQKFYADTDIFLFWSYGNSVDITGPTVTQFAINAVKSMGGEVEKVVLQRRFKYFPHVGSQDMKEGFYEKLESELQGLRNTYYVGGLMAFELTERNSSYAMSLVWKHFASNDSFPVLPYVKSLFLFQEDCCQKSPQKLDELPGVEFPDLASLDSYLKHWGTHEVTRNKTLYNWVSDEGAVVCKRTYTELHANASCIAYKMLTIQKPAIKPGDRVLLVYVPGLDFVDAFFGCLRAKVLPVPVLPPDPLQRGGQALTKIANIAKSCNAVAILSTLVYHSAVRAGAVKNLISFMGKNGKSSVSWPNLPWLHTDSWIKSNKKLLPEDIVDQSESQPHDLSFLQFTSGSTGDPKGVMITHGGLIHNVKLMKRRYKSTSKTVLVSWLPQYHDMGLIGGLFTALVSGGSAILFSPMSFIKNPLLWLQTMSKYRATHSAGPNFAFELVIRRLESNFNKDKAASYDLSSMRFLMVAAEPVRQKTLEKFVKITRPFGLSEEVMAPGYGLAENCVFVSCAYGRRQPIFVDWQGRVCCGYVDPSDTDVDIRIVNPDSGEEIKEAGKEGEVWISSPSAGVGYWGREDTSKKTFRNELRNHPGRIYTRTGDLGRVIDRKLFITGRIKDLIIIAGRNIYSADVEKTVESSSELLRPGCCAVVGVPEEVLSTRGISIPEGSDQVGLVVIAEVRDGKPVDKDVVKQIETCVTEEHGVTVASVQLIRPRTISKTTSGKIKRFECLNQFVDGTLNLVPDPISSKRTLLRSFTTGTCREGKTPRPQLASSPISSAKKSNKEIVEFLKGLVSEQTGVPIKNISATENLVSYGIDSIGVVRAAQKLSDFLGAPVGAVDIFTAACIDELASFSENLLTKSQPELVTSPSLFLEADIDTANLVVEVSKSRQMGIWFFQLVALIYVLVMLSSPVYLSVSSFTRLVSASIVLLDGLPWTSFLIPLVLAPLFWMFCTVLTCVSIGFFGNSFLEPNYALSPEISMWSTDFVKWWALYRAKGIASKVFAEHLRGTVFLNYWFQMLGARIGSSVVLDTVDITDPSLVSIEDGAVIAEGALVQSHEVKNGILSFSPVRIGRNSSVGPYAIIQKGSILGEEAEVLPLQKSEGGKPVLKSTKANNVPKGAALQNALHNSSVSAIYHIIGIYAVGLLSSLSAGIIYCLYIWQTQKHAVPEQFAFLCISGAFHWIPFTIIAYGTMFSSVLPYSANFAILLAISYLAHGLILSFFTCGLTHFLAGKQQTKQFQFKTWLCHRINIACHIRFTKLLSGTEAFCMYLRLLGAKVGKHCSIRAINPVSDPELITIGAGVHLGDFSRIISGFYTSRGFIRGKIEVQDNSIVGSQSLVLPGSVIQKDVILGALSVAPVNSVLRNGGVYIGSQTPVMIKSTTHALDDRIEEMDTKYKKIVGNLAANLAATTLKVRSRYFHRIGVSGKGQLRIYDNIEGLPDHKIFHPGKSYPVIIRHSNSLSADDDARIDARGAAVRILSDENDNGSSLMDLTLKTGNAFYARTIADFATWLVCGLPAREEHVKRVPHVRDAVWTSLRHADSYADLHYYSNICRLFRFTDGQEMYVKFKLRPCDESINEDAGKVEPRGILPPETGAIPRDENDTRPLLFLADDFQRRVNSLDGVRYIFQLQIRPVPHDEATCDIALDCTRPWDETEFPYINVGEINIVQNLASSESEKLEFNPYLKLHEVDVIRASSYSQSASIDHGRSLIYEICQYLRNGEPLPEAWRIFIEQSDVKVDLSGCPMAATVQKKYSTEVTLARTRYQTLWAVFAQPLLQTVLPYFLLGLVIYAPLNLVLSLKETKKFPLHWLLPLLWLSSGLLAALACVVAKWVLVGKRKAGEIEPIWSKGVFMDTIWQSFRTLVCDYFMEITSGSILFALWMKLMGSDIELEQGGAYVDSMGALLNPEMVEIERGGCIGREALLFGHIYEGEGKVKFGKIKIEEGGFVGSRAVVMPGVTVESGGSLSALSLAMKGESIRSK, translated from the exons ATGGAACCGGGGGGAAAATCAATGGAAGATCAATTCAACAAATTACATCCATGCCTGCCTCTGAACACAAGAATCGGCATTGTAGGTGCCGGACCAAGTGGCTTATCTGCCGCTTATGCACTAGCTAAGCTTGGTTACAAAAATGTGACTGTACTTGAGAAGCATTACACTGTAGGCGGAATGTGTGAAACAGTAGAAATCGAAG GAAAGTTTTATGATCTCGGTGGTCAAGTTCTCGCTGCAAACAGCGCACCTGTCATCTTTCACTTGGCAAAAGAGGTTGGGTCTGAATTAGAAGAAATGGACTCACACAAGCTCGCCCTAATTGACAGTTCTACAGGCAAGTATCAGGATGCCAAAGTTGCAGATGACTATGTATCAATGATCCCTTTGACTTTGGAACTTCAG GATAAGGCAAAAAGTTCAGGCCGGATTGGTGTCCATGCTGTAAGTGAATTTGCTTCAGAATTAACTCCTGCATATCTTGACCGTCATGGACTCAAATATGTTCCCAAGTCTGTGGCTTATGGTTACACCGCTTCTGGATATGGATTTGTTCAAGATATGCCCTATGCTTATGTCCATCAGTTCACACGAACTTCCATGGCTGGAAAAATTAGGCGTTTTCGAGGTGGATACACAAGCTTCTGGCAGAAGCTCAGCAAATTACTTCCTATTGAAGTTCACTGCAATAGTGAAGTATTGGCTGTCAAGCGTACCTCTGTTGGAGCCAATTTCGATGTCAAAAACAATAAGGGGGAGTTTGAAGTAATGGAGTTCGATAAGATCATCATCTCTGGGTCCTTTCCTTTTAGAAATGGAAAAACATACAGATCCCCACTTCAAAATTCCCCAG CATTTGAGAGTGAAGCCTTGGATCTGGGTGAGCTTGAAAAGGAATTGTTCAGTAAAGTACAGATGATTGACTACTACACTGTAGTTTTAAAGATCAAAGGGTTCGAGCATTTAGAGACTGGTTTTTATTACTTTGGTGAATATATGGAAGATCCTGCAACAATTGGACATCCAGTTGCAATGCAGAAATTCTATGCTGACACAGATATTTTCTTGTTCTGGTCGTATGGCAACTCTGTCGATATCACTGGGCCGACTGTCACTCAGTTTGCTATAAATGCAGTTAAATCTATGGGTGGAGAAGTTGAGAAGGTGGTTCTACAACGACGATTTAAGTATTTTCCTCATGTTGGTAGCCAAG ACATGAAAGAAGGATTTTATGAGAAATTGGAGTCTGAACTTCAAGGTCTGAGAAACACTTACTATGTTGGGGGACTTATGGCATTTGAGCTTACAGAGAGAAATTCGTCTTATGCGATGTCTCTAGTTTGGAAGCACTTTGCAAGTAATGATTCCTTTCCAGTGCTTCCATATGTTAAG AGTCTATTTCTGTTTCAAGAAGATTGCTGCCAAAAGAGCCCTCAAAAATTGGATGAACTCCCAGGAGTCGAGTTTCCAGACCTGGCCTCCCTTGATAGCTATCTGAAGCACTGGGGAACTCATGAAGTCACTCGGAACAAAACCTTATACAATTGGGTTAGTGATGAAGGAGCAGTGGTTTGCAAGAGGACTTATACAGAACTTCATGCCAATGCTTCCTGCATTGCATACAAAATGTTGACAATCCAAAAACCAGCTATTAAACCTGGGGACAGGGTCCTCTTAGTCTATGTACCTGGTTTGGACTTTGTTGATGCCTTCTTTGGGTGCTTAAGAGCTAAGGTCCTGCCGGTGCCAGTTCTTCCACCAGACCCTCTCCAAAGAGGTGGACAAGCACTTACAAAGATTGCAAACATTGCTAAATCATGTAATGCAGTGGCAATTCTATCAACCTTAGTTTATCACTCAGCAGTTCGGGCAGGTGCTGTGAAGAATCTAATTTCCTTTATGGGTAAAAATGGGAAATCCTCAGTTAGCTGGCCAAATCTTCCATGGTTGCACACAGATTCTTGGATCAAGAGCAACAAAAAATTGCTTCCTGAAGATATAGTTGATCAATCTGAATCTCAGCCACATGACTTATCTTTTCTACAATTCACATCAGGTTCGACTGGTGATCCTAAAGGAGTCATGATAACTCATGGTGGGCTAATCCATAATGTTAAATTGATGAAGAGGAGATACAAAAGCACCTCAAAGACAGTACTAGTCAGCTGGCTTCCTCAATATCATGACATGGGGCTTATCGGTGGACTTTTTACAGCTTTGGTCAGTGGTGGATCAGCAATTCTTTTTTCCCCAATGTCTTTCATCAAGAACCCTCTCTTATGGCTTCAAACCATGAGCAAGTACCGCGCAACTCATAGTGCTGGCCCCAACTTTGCCTTCGAACTAGTGATTCGAAGATTAGAGTCTAACTTTAACAAGGATAAGGCTGCGAGCTATGATCTTTCTTCCATGAGATTTCTCATGGTTGCTGCTGAACCAGTTAGGCAGaaaactttagaaaaatttGTCAAGATCACTCGTCCTTTTGGCCTTTCCGAAGAGGTCATGGCTCCTGGTTATGGCCTGGCAGAAAATTGTGTGTTTGTCAGTTGTGCATATGGACGAAGACAACCCATTTTTGTTGATTGGCAAGGAAGAGTTTGTTGTGGTTATGTGGATCCATCTGACACAGATGTTGATATCAGAATTGTCAATCCAGATAGCGGGGAAGAAATCAAAGAAGCTGGAAAGGAAGGAGAAGTGTGGATCAGTAGTCCAAGTGCTGGAGTTGGATATTGGGGCAGAGAAGATACCAGCAAGAAAACCTTCAGAAATGAGCTTCGCAACCACCCAGGAAGGATATACACTAGAACTGGAGACTTGGGGAGAGTTATTGATAGAAAGTTGTTCATCACTGGACGAATCAAGGATCTCATTATTATAGCTGGAAGGAACATTTACTCAGCAGATGTAGAAAAGACAGTAGAGAGCTCATCTGAACTTCTCCGCCCAGGATGTTGTGCCGTCGTTGGTGTTCCAGAAGAAGTCTTGTCAACAAGAGGAATATCAATTCCAGAGGGTTCCGACCAGGTTGGCCTGGTTGTAATTGCGGAGGTTAGAGATGGTAAACCTGTTGATAAAGATGTGGTCAAACAGATTGAAACCTGTGTTACTGAAGAACATGGGGTGACTGTTGCTTCTGTCCAGTTGATCAGGCCCAGAACCATTAGCAAAACAACCTCAGGAAAAATCAAGCGATTTGAATGTCTCAACCAGTTTGTTGATGGAACTCTGAATCTTGTGCCTGATCCAATTTCGTCAAAAAGAACACTACTTCGATCATTCACTACTGGGACATGTAGGGAGGGAAAAACTCCTCGACCTCAGCTTGCGAGTTCTCCCATATCAAGTGCCAAAAAGAGTAATAAAGAAATAGTAGAATTCCTTAAGGGGCTAGTATCTGAGCAGACTGGGGTTCCTATAAAGAATATCTCTGCCACAGAGAACCTGGTGTCTTATGGAATTGATTCAATTGGTGTGGTTAGAGCAGCTCAAAAGCTTTCAGATTTCCTAGGAGCCCCTGTTGGAGCAGTAGATATATTTACAGCAGCCTGCATTGATGAACTAGCTAGCTTCTCAGAAAATCTCTTAACGAAGTCTCAACCTGAGCTCGTGACCTCTCCATCTCTTTTTTTGGAAGCTGATATTGATACTGCTAATTTGGTGGTGGAAGTATCGAAGTCTCGCCAAATGGGCATCTGGTTTTTCCAACTTGTTGCTCTCATTTATGTCTTGGTTATGCTGAGCTCTCCAGTTTACTTATCAGTTTCTTCTTTTACAAGATTGGTTTCAGCCAGCATTGTATTGTTAGATGGCCTTCCCTGGACAAGTTTTCTGATTCCCCTGGTTTTGGCTCCTCTTTTCTGGATGTTTTGTACAGTTCTTACATGCGTTAGCATTGGTTTCTTTGGGAATTCCTTCTTAGAACCAAACTATGCCTTGAGCCCCGAAATTTCCATGTGGTCAACTGATTTTGTTAAGTGGTGGGCACTTTACAGGGCAAAAGGAATTGCTTCAAAAGTTTTTGCTGAGCATTTGAGAGGAACTGTATTCCTTAATTATTGGTTTCAGATGCTCGGAGCTAGGATTGGTTCATCAGTTGTGCTAGATACTGTTGACATTACAGACCCATCTCTGGTTTCAATAGAAGATGGAGCTGTGATTGCAGAAGGGGCATTGGTTCAAAGCCATGAGGTGAAGAATGGAATTTTGAGCTTCTCCCCTGTCAGAATTGGCCGGAATTCCTCAGTTGGCCCATATGCCATTATTCAGAAAGGGAGTATATTAGGAGAGGAGGCTGAGGTTCTGCCCTTGCAGAAGAGTGAAGGCGGCAAGCCTGTACTTAAATCTACCAAGGCTAATAATGTTCCCAAg GGTGCAGCGCTTCAAAATGCTCTTCACAACAGTTCAGTGAGTGCCATTTACCACATCATTGGCATTTATGCAGTTGGTCTTCTCAGCAGTCTCTCAGCAGGAATTATATATTGCCTTTACATTTGGCAAACTCAGAAGCATGCGGTCCCTGAGCAATTTGCATTTCTTTGCATATCTGGAGCCTTTCACTGGATTCCATTTACCATCATTGCATATGGCACCATGTTTTCTAGTGTCCTTCCATACTCTGCTAACTTTGCCATCTTATTGGCCATTTCTTATCTAGCTCATGGTCTTATACTCAGTTTTTTCACTTGTGGCTTGACCCATTTCCTTGCTGGTAAACAACAGACAAAGCAATTCCAATTCAAGACTTGGCTTTGCCACCGAATAAACATTGCTTGCCACATTAGATTTACCAAGCTCCTTTCGGGAACAGAAGCCTTCTGCATGTACTTGAGGCTCTTGGGTGCGAAAGTAGGGAAGCATTGTTCTATTAGAGCCATTAACCCAGTTTCAGACCCTGAATTGATAACAATTGGAGCTGGGGTCCATCTTGGAGACTTTAGCCGGATCATTTCTGGATTTTATACCTCCAGAGGGTTTATTCGTGGGAAGATTGAGGTGCAAGATAATTCAATAGTTGGGAGCCAAAGCTTAGTCCTTCCCGGATCAGTTATTCAAAAAGATGTTATTCTTGGTGCACTTTCTGTTGCTCCCGTGAATTCAGTTCTCCGGAATGGTGGCGTTTATATTGGGTCCCAAACTCCTGTCATGATCAAGAGCACTACGCATGCTTTGGATGATCGGATAGAGGAGATGGAtacaaaatataagaaaatagtTGGGAATCTGGCTGCTAATTTGGCTGCTACTACATTGAAAGTTAGGTCTAGGTACTTCCATCGGATTGGCGTCAGTGGAAAGGGACAGTTAAGGATTTATGACAACATTGAAGGTTTGCCTGATCACAAGATCTTCCACCCGGGAAAGTCATACCCTGTCATTATCCGGCACAGCAACAGCTTGAGTGCGGATGATGATGCAAGGATAGATGCTCGTGGTGCGGCAGTAAGAATTCTCTCAGATGAAAATGATAACGGCTCTTCTCTCATGGACTTAACATTGAAGACAGGCAACGCATTCTATGCTCGCACAATTGCGGATTTTGCAACATGGCTAGTTTGTGGGCTTCCTGCGAGGGAAGAGCACGTGAAGCGAGTCCCACATGTTCGTGATGCAGTGTGGACATCACTTCGTCATGCTGACTCATATGCTGATCTGCATTACTACTCAAACATTTGCAGGCTCTTCAGGTTTACAGATGGACAAGAAATGTATGTAAAATTCAAGTTGCGGCCTTGTGATGAAAGTATCAATGAGGATGCTGGTAAGGTGGAGCCCCGTGGGATACTCCCCCCAGAAACAGGTGCAATTCCAAGGGATGAAAATGACACCCGACCCTTACTTTTCCTAGCTGATGATTTCCAACGCCGGGTGAATTCCCTTGATGGTGTTCGCTACATTTTCCAGCTGCAAATCAGGCCAGTTCCACATGATGAAGCCACCTGCGACATTGCACTTGACTGCACCAGACCATGGGATGAAACTGAGTTCCCCTACATCAATGTGGGGGAGATTAACATCGTCCAAAACCTTGCAAGTAGTGAATCAGAAAAGCTGGAGTTTAATCCTTATCTTAAACTCCATGAGGTGGATGTAATTCGGGCTTCATCATATTCCCAGAGTGCGTCTATTGATCATGGTCGTTCACTGATCTATGAAATATGTCAGTATCTAAGGAACGGTGAACCACTTCCAGAGGCCTGGAGGATTTTCATAGAGCAATCCGATGTTAAAGTGGACCTCTCTGGTTGTCCAATGGCAGCAACAGTGCAGAAGAAATACTCGACAGAAGTGACATTAGCAAGAACCCGGTATCAAACCTTATGGGCTGTTTTTGCTCAACCACTACTACAGACTGTTCTGCCATATTTCCTCCTGGGATTAGTTATATATGCTCCTCTAAACTTAGTTCTGTCCTTGAAAGAAACCAAGAAATTCCCACTGCATTGGTTGCTTCCTTTACTTTGGTTGTCATCCGGACTGCTGGCTGCATTAGCTTGTGTTGTGGCCAAATGGGttcttgtaggaaaaagaaaagcaggAGAAATTGAGCCCATATGGAGCAAAGGAGTCTTCATGGACACTATATGGCAGAGTTTTAGAACTTTAGTCTGTGATTATTTCATGGAAATCACTAGTGGTTCTATTTTATTTGCTCTATGGATGAAGCTCATGGGATCTGATATTGAGCTGGAGCAAGGTGGTGCTTATGTAGACAGCATGGGAGCTCTGTTGAATCCTGAAATGGTGGAGATTGAAAGAGGAGGATGCATAGGAAGAGAAGCTCTGCTATTTGGACATATATATGAAGGTGAAGGGAAAGTCAAGTTTGGGAAGATCAAAATCGAAGAAGGTGGGTTTGTTGGAAGCAGGGCTGTAGTTATGCCTGGTGTGACAGTTGAAAGTGGAGGTAGTCTTAGTGCTCTCTCTCTTGCCATGAAAGGAGAAAGTATTAGATCAAAGTGA
- the LOC119990901 gene encoding hydroxyproline O-galactosyltransferase GALT4 translates to MKRAKFEALIPSNSSRVTLIQVLIGLLFIYLLFISFEIPLLFKTGSGFASGDGSLSDASPTTVLFGSPDDESASIRLERRMREFKRTSGLFFNDSAFDAVDASRDEFSVLHKAAKDAWVQGKKLWDEIESEIIDLTPSTDQENRSISCPDSISLSRSELRSRGRVLVLPCGLTLGSQITVVGVPRWAHAENNPKIAVVKDGEEEMVSQFMLELQGLNTVDGEDPPRILHFNPRLKGDWSGKPVIEQNTCYRMQWGTALRCEGWQSRADEETVDGQVKCEKWIRGDDDHMEESKAQWWLNRLIGRTKKVKVDWLYPFAEGKLFVLTLMAGLEGYHITVDGRHVTSFPYRTGYALEDATGFTLNGDIDVHSIFAASLPTSYPSFAPKKHLEMLNQWRAPPLPDGDVEFFIGILSAGNHFSERMAVRKSWIQHELIQSSKAVARFFVAVHGRKEVNVELRREAEYFGDIVIVPYMDKYDLVVLKTVAICEYGLRTVDAKYIMKCDDDTFVKVDTVLKEVKKVHEDRSLYVGNMNYNHKPLRHGKWAVTYEEWPEEDYPPYANGPGYIISSDIAKFVVTEFERHKLRLFKMEDVSMGMWVEQFQSLKRVEYVHSLKFCQFGCIEDYHTAHYQSPRQMACLWKKLQNQVKPQCCNMR, encoded by the exons ATGAAACGAGCCAAGTTTGAGGCTTTAATTCCATCAAATTCGAGTCGAGTAACATTGATTCAGGTCTTAATCGGCCTCCTCTTCATCTACCTTCTCTTTATCAGCTTTGAAATCCCTCTCCTTTTCAAAACTGGGTCTGGGTTTGCCTCCGGCGACGGTTCTCTCAGCGACGCATCGCCGACAACCGTCCTTTTCGGGTCGCCTGATGATGAATCCGCGTCTATCCGTCTAGAGCGGCGAATGCGAGAGTTTAAGAGGACTTCGGGTCTCTTCTTCAATGATAGCGCATTCGACGCCGTTGATGCCAGTAGGGATGAGTTCTCGGTGCTCCACAAGGCCGCCAAAGACGCGTGGGTTCAAGGCAAGAAACTCTGGGACGAGATTGAGTCCGAGATAATCGACCTGACCCCGTCCACCGACCAAGAGAACCGCTCAATTTCATGCCCTGATTCGATATCGCTATCCAGATCGGAGCTCCGTTCGAGGGGACGGGTCTTGGTTCTGCCATGCGGGCTGACGCTGGGGTCCCAAATAACGGTTGTTGGTGTGCCGAGGTGGGCCCATGCCGAGAACAACCCGAAAATAGCGGTGGTGAAGGATGGGGAGGAGGAAATGGTGTCGCAGTTCATGTTAGAGTTGCAGGGGCTCAATACGGTGGATGGGGAGGACCCACCAAGAATACTGCATTTCAATCCGAGATTAAAGGGTGACTGGAGTGGGAAGCCTGTGATCGAGCAAAATACTTGCTATCGAATGCAGTGGGGGACGGCATTGAGGTGTGAGGGTTGGCAATCCAGGGCTGATGAAGAGACTG TTGATGGGCAGGTGAAGTGTGAGAAATGGATTCGTGGCGATGATGATCACATGGAAGAGTCAAAGGCACAATGGTGGTTGAATAGGCTAATTGGGCGAACAAAGAAGGTGAAAGTGGATTGGTTGTACCCCTTTGCGGAGGGCAAGTTGTTTGTTCTTACCCTAATGGCTGGCTTGGAAGGTTACCACATCACTGTAGATGGGAGACATGTTACTTCTTTTCCGTATCGAACT GGATATGCCCTTGAGGATGCCACAGGGTTTACGCTGAATGGGGACATTGATGTGCATTCTATTTTTGCTGCTTCCTTACCCACTTCATATCCAAGTTTTGCTCCAAAAAAGCATCTTGAAATGTTAAACCAATGGCGAGCTCCACCTCTTCCTGATGGTGATGTTGAATTTTTCATTGGCATCCTTTCTGCTGGCAACCATTTCTCTGAGCGGATGGCGGTGAGGAAGTCTTGGATACAGCATGAATTGATACAATCTTCTAAAGCAGTGGCTCGATTTTTTGTTGCAGTG caTGGAAGAAAGGAAGTAAATGTGGAGCTAAGGAGAGAAGCAGAGTATTTTGGTGATATTGTCATTGTTCCTTACATGGATAAGTATGATCTTGTTGTACTGAAGACTGTCGCAATCTGTGAATACGGG CTTCGCACAGTTGATGCAAAGTATATCATGAAGTGTGATGATGACACGTTTGTTAAGGTGGATACTGTTCTCAAAGAGGTAAAGAAAGTCCACGAAGATAGAAGTCTGTATGTAGGAAATATGAACTACAACCACAAGCCCTTGCGTCATGGAAAATGGGCAGTGACATATGAG GAATGGCCTGAAGAAGATTATCCGCCCTATGCTAATGGTCCGGGTTACATCATATCATCTGACATTGCAAAGTTTGTTGTTACTGAATTCGAAAGACACAAGTTGAGA TTGTTCAAGATGGAAGATGTGAGCATGGGGATGTGGGTAGAGCAGTTCCAAAGTTTGAAACGTGTGGAGTATGTGCACAGCTTGAAGTTTTGCCAGTTTGGATGCATTGAAGATTATCACACTGCTCATTACCAGTCTCCAAGACAAATGGCATGCCTGtggaaaaaattacaaaatcaaGTTAAACCTCAGTGCTGCAATATGAGATGA
- the LOC119991380 gene encoding LRR receptor-like serine/threonine-protein kinase ERECTA codes for MILKGGAGPDLVVDLSWLRDVVIHSTNNYFDYSELIKSIVGNQDSNQHLSIFDDGWIDGEKCQHGWGNHTQLYLLNLSRNSLVSSIPDSITRLHYLGVLDLHSNQLTGPINKVFDIEKNACLDGSDGRVPKTLGNLRAMQTLDFSCNKLGFNLPETLANASSLEKLKLRRNHFADRIPVGILNLGKRKEMDLSDNRLLGEIPARTPFNNFPERSYSGNKDLCGKPLSPCKA; via the exons ATGATTTTGAAGGGTGGGGCTGGGCCAGACTTGGTTGTGGACCTTTCATGGTTGAGAGATGTCGTTATCCACTCCACGAACAACTACTTTGATTACTCAGAACTA ATCAAATCCATTGTGGGCAACCAAGACTCAAACCAACACCTCTCAATCTTCGATGATGGATGGATAGATGGG GAGAAATGCCAGCATGGTTGGGGAAACCACACACAGCTCTATTTGTTAAATCTCTCCAGGAATTCGCTTGTTTCATCTATTCCTGATTCGATTACGAGGTTGCATTATCTGGGTGTTCTAGATCTTCACTCAAACCAGCTAACAGGACCCATCAACAAGGTTTTTGACATAGAGAAGAATGCATGTCTCGACGGCTCA GATGGTAGAGTGCCCAAAACACTTGGAAACTTGAGAGCAATGCAGACTTTGGATTTCAGCTGCAATAAGTTGGGTTTCAACTTGCCAGAGACTTTGGCAAATGCAAGTTCACTGGAGAAGCTGAAGCTGCGGAGAAACCACTTCGCAGATAGGATACCAGTTGGAATTCTCAATTTGGGAAAGCGGAAGGAAATGGATTTATCCGATAATCGGCTACTGGGGGAAATACCTGCAAGAACACCTTTCAACAACTTTCCAGAGAGATCTTACTCTGGAAACAAAGATTTATGTGGTAAACCTCTTAGTCCCTGTAAGGCTTGA
- the LOC119992138 gene encoding wall-associated receptor kinase 5-like, giving the protein MKITSSFHVLCFLTIISLPSLISSQSCQRSCDKLPVKYPFGTGSGCGDPRFQKYINCDQQKLTLTTHTGCYPVTNIDYANQVIYISDPSMSTCSCTQPSKGFGLDWDAPFSFHDDTVFTLLDCSISSSPIYQSTGINTGDNSSLAPMCDKEGIPICSFLYSCRAISMLSLPISTCCVYTPVDLGPAFEMDLRKLQCSSYSGFYSFNGQESNPDNWKYGIALKYKFNVYNDYPSNCADCERSGGACGYSGNYNSFVCNCPNGINTTSDCVFPSYNNALRFLPWQRGIWVTSLLALLWNLP; this is encoded by the exons ATGAAGATAACTTCTTCTTTCCATGTCCTTTGCTTCCTTACTATCATCTCTCTTCCATCTCTAATTTCAAGCCAATCCTGCCAAAGATCCTGTGACAAACTACCCGTCAAGTACCCATTTGGAACCGGCTCTGGCTGCGGCGATCCGCGCTTCCAAAAATACATAAACTGTGACCAGCAAAAGCTCACCTTAACCACCCACACTGGCTGCTACCCAGTCACCAACATAGACTATGCTAACCAAGTCATATACATCTCTGATCCCTCCATGTCTACTTGTTCTTGCACACAACCAAGCAAAGGCTTTGGCCTAGACTGGGATGCTCCATTCTCTTTTCATGATGATACTGTCTTCACTCTACTTGACTGTTCAATCTCCTCATCACCTATTTATCAGTCAACTGGCATCAATACTGGTGATAACAGCTCTCTAGCTCCTATGTGTGATAAAGAAGGAATACCCATATGTAGTTTTTTGTACTCCTGCAGGGCAATTAGCATGCTTAGTCTCCCAATATCTACCTGTTGTGTTTACACACCCGTCGATCTCGGACCGGCGTTCGAGATGGATTTACGGAAGCTGCAATGTTCTTCGTATTCCGGGTTTTATAGCTTCAACGGGCAGGAATCTAACCCTGATAACTGGAAGTATGGGATAGCTCTGAAGTACAAGTTTAATGTGTACAATGACTATCCCAGTAATTGTGCAGATTGTGAAAGAAGTGGTGGAGCTTGTGGCTATAGTGGGAATTACAATTCATTTGTTTGCAACTGCCCTAATGGGATCAACACCACATCAGATTGTGTCTTCCCATCTTATAATAATGCTTTAAGGTTTCTCCCATGGCAGAGAG GCATTTGGGTAACTTCTCTTTTGGCATTGCTTTGGAACTTGCCCTAG